The sequence below is a genomic window from Cedecea neteri.
ACTCCTCCGGCTGCTGGTAGACCTCATCCACCTTGTCCTGGCAGTCCACATAGCTGCGGTAATCCGCCAGCACCTGATAGTGATCGCCAAAGTTAATCAGCGAGTCGACTAAATCCCGATAACGTCCCGGCTCTCCGGGGCTGAATGCCCCCGTCGCGATTTGCGTCAGTACCTGACGCAGCTCTTCATCCTTCTCGTAGTATTCCCGAGGGTTGTAGCCTTTGCTGCGGAGAGCCTCCACCTCTTCTGCGGTATTACCGAAGATAAAGATGTTGTCTTTACCAACGTGGTCGAGCATCTCGACGTTGGCGCCATCCAGCGTCCCGATGGTCAGCGCCCCGTTGAGCGCGAACTTCATGTTACTGGTGCCGGAAGCTTCGGTTCCCGCCAGCGAAATTTGCTCGGAGAGATCTGCCGCCGGAATAATCAACTGGGCGAGACTGACGCTGTAGTTCGGGATAAACACCACCTTCAGCTTATCTTTAACCTGCAGGTCATTGTTGATCACCTCAGCTACATCATTGATAAGATGGATAATATGCTTCGCCATGTAATAGGCCGACGCCGCTTTACCCGCGAAAATATTCACGCGTGGCACCCATTCCGCCTCCGGATCGGCCTTGATGCGGTTATAGCGGGCGATTACATGCAGGACGTTCATTAGCTGGCGCTTATATTCATGAATACGCTTAATCTGCACGTCGAACAAAGCATCCGGGCTCACCACCACGTTGAGCTGCTGCCCAATGTACGTCGCCAGCCGTTTTTTATTCGCCAGTTTGGCCTTACGCACCGCCTGATGCACCGTCGGGTAGTCAATGTGCTGCTTCAGGTCGTTCAGCTGGCTTAAGTCCGTCCGCCATGTCTGCCCGATATTATCATCCAGCACTTCAGACAGCGCCGGGTTGGCAAGCGCCAGCCAGCGACGCGGCGTTACGCCGTTCGTTTTGTTGCTAAAGCGCATCGGGAAGATACTGGCGAAGTCGGCAAACAGGGACTGCACCATCAGGTTGGAGTGCAGTTCAGACACGCCGTTCACCTTATGGCTGACCACCACCGCGAGCCAGGCCATTCGCACTCGTCTGCCGTTGGATTCGTCGATAATTGATGCCCTGCCCAGCAGCCCCGTGTCGTTCGGGTACTGCTCCTGCAGGGTTTTGAGGAAGTAGTCGTTAATCTCAAAGATTATCTGCAGATGGCGCGGCAGGATCTTGCCGAGCATGTCTACCGGCCAGGTTTCCAGCGCCTCGCTCATCAGCGTGTGGTTGGTGTACGAGAAGACCTGGCAGGTCACTTCGAACGCTTCTTCCCATTCAAACTTATGCTCGTCAATCAGCAGCCGCATCAGCTCTGGAATCGACAGCACCGGGTGGGTGTCATTCAGGTGAATCGCAATTTTATCCGCAAGGTTGGCGTAGGTTTTATGCAGCTGATAATGGCGGCTCAGGATGTCCTGCATGGTGGACGAGACCAGGAAGTATTCCTGCCGCAGACGCAGCTCGCGCCCCGAATAGGTTGAGTCATCGGGATAAAGCACGCGGGACACGTTTTCTGAGTGGTTTTTGTCTTCCACCGCCGCGAAATAATCGCCCT
It includes:
- the glgP gene encoding glycogen phosphorylase, yielding MNAPFSYASPTLSVEALKHSIAYKLMFTVGKDPAIANKHEWLNATLFAVRDRLVERWLRSNRAQLSQEVRQVYYLSMEFLIGRTLSNALLSLGIYEDVKNALEEMGLDLEELIDEENDPGLGNGGLGRLAACFLDSLATLGLPGRGYGIRYDYGMFKQNIVDGRQKESPDYWLEYGNPWEFKRHNTRYKVRFGGRIQQEGKKARWVETEEILAVAYDQIIPGYDTDATNTLRLWNAQASSEINLGKFNQGDYFAAVEDKNHSENVSRVLYPDDSTYSGRELRLRQEYFLVSSTMQDILSRHYQLHKTYANLADKIAIHLNDTHPVLSIPELMRLLIDEHKFEWEEAFEVTCQVFSYTNHTLMSEALETWPVDMLGKILPRHLQIIFEINDYFLKTLQEQYPNDTGLLGRASIIDESNGRRVRMAWLAVVVSHKVNGVSELHSNLMVQSLFADFASIFPMRFSNKTNGVTPRRWLALANPALSEVLDDNIGQTWRTDLSQLNDLKQHIDYPTVHQAVRKAKLANKKRLATYIGQQLNVVVSPDALFDVQIKRIHEYKRQLMNVLHVIARYNRIKADPEAEWVPRVNIFAGKAASAYYMAKHIIHLINDVAEVINNDLQVKDKLKVVFIPNYSVSLAQLIIPAADLSEQISLAGTEASGTSNMKFALNGALTIGTLDGANVEMLDHVGKDNIFIFGNTAEEVEALRSKGYNPREYYEKDEELRQVLTQIATGAFSPGEPGRYRDLVDSLINFGDHYQVLADYRSYVDCQDKVDEVYQQPEEWTIRTMHNIANMGYFSSDRTIQEYADEIWHIKPVRL